Genomic DNA from Prunus persica cultivar Lovell chromosome G1, Prunus_persica_NCBIv2, whole genome shotgun sequence:
TTTGATTCTCAAAAATTTTAACTGTAAAATCTGGACAGTATTGTTCTTTTTGATATATCCTAAATCTAACTATAATGATACAAAAACGTTCAACATaattctttgatttcattCCTCTTGATGCTAAAACGTTCAAATTATGATTTTGCCTGCgaaaacttcaaaatcttCCTTAGTTCTTTAATGTTTTAGTCTTTAACTCCAAATGGTAGAGCAAATAAACAAAGActcaaacaaataattaattaggatTGCAGATAAGGACTTCACTGTAAAGATCAATCAgccttgtatttatatatgccTTCAATTTTCTTCGAAGAATGCTAGCCATTGATTGATGTGTGTCTCACAGCGAGTCCATCCATCAATGGCTAACACAAACAAGCACTGCACTGTATTGAATCAGCCCCtgcatatttcttttaatagCTTCAAGTTTATTCTTGGCAAAACGAAAATTTCAGCAACTGTATTGCTGAAATACACTTTGCTTTGCAAACATAAGAGCAGTTTTTAATATGTCTTCATGTAAAATTGCATTTTCAAGATCTCATGTTCAGAGACTGTACATTCATCATGAAAATTTGCAGAGAGCTAAGAAGAAACAACTACATTGTGTGGTTTATTATAGCAATCAGTCAAGTCTTTgcagttattttttttttctcttttttttttttctttttttgaaactGCTACTCGGtattggccaaaagaaaactgCTCTTTATTCTTCCAGTTTGGTATTTTGTATGTTTTATACTGAGCAGAAGAGTgattgaaagaagaagaggttcTACTGAGCTTGGTTTTGAGAGATAAAAGAGTTCGGCTGTCCAAATGCtaagatggagaagaagagaagtgtAGGGAAAAATATGCCGTGTCATATTTTAGATGGTTTTTAAAGAGTGTTGCTAAACgaatcctaaaattaactgagtacactcTTAAAATATGTGGTGTTATGTTTTACAATTGAATATATCTTTTttagtcattttatattagggtaaattagtaattcaataaatactttgatagtagggtgtacttagttaattttagagttcgtttagcagcactcttttaAAATTATGACTATGGtcactttatttttgttgagatGGTATAAGTACGTTAATCCTACACTGATCAAGGTCTTGTGTTCAAATCCCCTTATATcgcttttataaaaataaaaataaaaactatatatatatatatatatttggtgcCCATATTAATTTGACTAATTAACTTTTTGGTGAATTAGGATTTATTTGGTGCGGGCACAGATACAACTTCAGCCACATTAGAATGGGCAATGGCTGAGCTATTACGCAACCCTGAAAAGCTATCAAAAGCTCAAGAGGAGTTGAAGCAGGTTGTTGGCAAAGGAAAACCAGTGGAGGAATCAGACATCACTCGGCTCCCTTACTTACAAGCCATAATCAAAGAGACCTTCCGGCTGCACCCAGTTGTCCCACTTCTTCTCCCTCGCAAAGCCCAAGCAGACATAGAAATCTGCGGTTACATTGTACCAAAGGGTGTACAAGTGTTGGTCAACGCATGGGCCATCGGCAGAGACCCCAGCATTTGGGACAACCCTACCTCATTTATCCCTGAAAGGTTTTCAGGATTGGATATCGACGTTACTGGCCAGAACTTTGAGCTTATTCCATTTGGTGGTGGGAGGAGAATATGTCCTGGGTTGCCTTTGGCGATGAGaatgttgaatttgatgttggGTTCGCTTATTAACTCGTTTGATAATTGGAAGCTTGAAGATGGAGTTGTGCCAGAAAAAATGAACATGGATGAGAAGTTTGGCCTCACTTTACAGATGGCTCATCCTGTGATAGCTGTGCCCATCAAGTATTAGGAGAACGAAACCTAGCTAGCTATGGTTTCTATAATAAATagatttatgtttttattaggGAGTTACAATAATTAATCCTACTAATGATAGGAAATGGTCAGTTGTCAATTACGTTGTTATTAGGCCATAACTCCATATTTATGTGTATGATAATGGCTTGTTCTAATTGTAGATTATTCtctacatatttatatattttataatgatCATATGAATGACTAAGGAAAAAATAGTTTCTATATGGaatatggtatcagagctaatGGCTAACGCCGATTAGCGATTCTCCCGTTGCCAACATTGAGAGTCGTTGGTGCTCCGCACTCCTCACCCGTAAGGAGGGTGTTTGTTTATGTTTAGTGCTTTTTCCTCTCCTCTTCTCAAAgatgaatatatttttttcttccatgttagcgattttttttgtattgtttCATCCTTAGTTATATTAACTGCGGGCATCGGcggcttctttctttttgttgtgcCTGATAAAATTGACCTTAGATggcttcattttcttcaaatcACCCCAGTTGCCTTTCCCAATCTGATGAGATTGGACAAATAACTTTAATGGACCAATATGCGCAACCCATGTAGAAAACCATATCTATTATAGGGTGGACTCCTATCCTGGtgtatgatttttgttttgtaaaatcacCCCAGTTTCCCTTCATTATGATGGTAGATTGACCTTGCGAAGGCTATATCTAAAGGAAAAGCAAACAGAGCCATGCCACTAGAACacagatttttgttttgtaaattttttataaagttATTCGGTgttgatttttcaatttaaaaaatgtatttgGAAGTCTTGTTGGCTCAatcacttttctttctttgttctacTCTTCTAGATTTGGGAGGGGCTACTTCGGCAACGGGTGAGAACTGGTGTTAGAAGGGGATGGAAAAGTCGTTGAAAAATTAGGTTGGTTTTattgatatattttatatttatagtgAATTGATGGAAATGGAAGCATGTGATTTGATTTAACGGAAATTTTTAAAGGAGTTTGACGTAGGTGGTAAATATTGCAACACTTTAAATAGTTCAAGTGGTTgctagaaaaaattaaaaattcatgtAGTAATCCCGCACGTACTAAAAAGTTCGGATGATATTTATGTAAATTCCCCTTTAGGGTAAATAGAGATAGCTTGTAAAAGCTTCCACTTCTAAAAAATAAGTCCGGATCCAAATTGTTCTTGAATGTCTTTACCTAAGTTTGTCTCTTAGCTTAGAGGATGTATATAAAAGACTTAAAAGAGTTAGTCTTGAAAAGATATTTTCATGCTTTCTCAATAAGTCTCAACAATCGTgccaaaaattaattaagagttaGGCGAGAGATCAATTTCTTGTGTTGCATGCAAATGTGTCTTATGGTTGCCTGAATTTCTTGTGGGGGAGCTGGGAGGAGAAGGGgatggagagaaagagaaggaggggggggggggggggttgttatttattataaagatttttttaatgttaatttattttattatataattaatttattatttttttaaagaaacagCGGGTCCTACAGTAGACACgttatcaattaaatcaaatagtcAACTTAATAGAAAGTTTAAATTggtcaaatttgaaaatcatcaagtgtaaattgatgaaattggaaTTCGAGAGCCTATGTTCAGAATGATCCTAAATCTTCAGGAAGTCTTTTGACGTTAgtcctaatatatatttgtaattcCATGAGTGTTTCATGTTGCATGTTCTGCGGGTCCTTTTCAAATAAATCAGCCATGTGCACAAgagtgaatttagctgaaGACATGTCATGTCTTCTGTtcataaaaaaacaacaaagaaggTTACTAGCattccttatatatatatgtgtgtactttttgtttttgggtgagAAAAGTCCCTTCGAGTGGACAGGAAATTGtactttttttgtcttttcgcattttttttttcatgttagAGTAGTTTGGGACCATCCTCGTTCAAAGGAGACATGTGCAGTTGCAAAAGACCATCGTGCATGTTTatgggaaaaaacaaaacctctAGCCCACTTGGctataaattattgtatgtatgttgtttacaccataatgaaccgagcagacccagcatcaaagcgactagcaccaaggcagccacgccttctcccatgccgaaggaagacacacttccgaggtgcctgacacctgccgaagctctcagctgccaaacctaatctccaggacacgtgtcgccaccacaacggcttgcacaaagtcccacattggaactttgtgcaaagctcccactttcacttccctataaatagggaacagtaccaaGGTACAAAAAACGActattctcccacttttactgttactctgccagaattactacttgtaactgacttaggcatcggagagccttcggccagcaccacaccggtgtccgaagcttaatgattgcttctcctcttttaccttctacaggtctctcaccaacccatttcaccaagggcctcagccttcttctctgctgaagactcagcacatctaatcactaagttggactcaatattggccgggccattttgagcatcaacagtttggcgccgtctgtgggaactCGACACTTGAATCCCCTCTTTCTCTATCAGCCCAGCTGGCTCCTTCACCCCTCAGGCCCCGTCGCCTCTTCTTCACCCCACATTCTGCTATGCCGACCGAGGATAGCCGCGACACCCAGCACCATACCCCCCGCGATGGTACTTCTAGAAGGAAATCTTAGGAAGATGCCACTCTCCAGGCAGAAGTGGAGCGCCTCCGCGACAGTGTCACTAAAATGTCGGAAAAAAACGAGCACCTTCATTGCAAGAACATTGAGCTAGAACATGACTACCGTGTTTTAAAGCGGAACTGGGAAAGGACTCACACCCAGGATGCCCAGCAAGACCTCACCCAGAACGTTGGGCCTACTCAGCCGAACCAGCCGGTACACTCCAGCCACAGTGCCTCGGCCCAAGCTAGGCTCCGCAAAGGTAAAGACCACCTTCATCCGGAGATAACCCAGTCGCGACCCCTTTGCGTTCCCCCACCGAGGGACCGGCCCCATGAACCAGTCAGGATCTACCAAGATTGCAGGGATCGCCTCTCGGACCGTCAGCCGAGGCCGGTCCCTATCCCTGTCAACCTCGAAGACCCACGGGTGACACACCTGGGCCTCTCGCCAGCCCCCGTCCGCATACCCGACGAGGAAGGTGTCGGGGACTCGGATACTTGGGACTTTTATAATTCGGAGACCCAGCCAAATTACCACACCGGGGCGCTGGAAAATTGGGAACAATCCCCAGTCCCTGTCTGCCCCGCCCCTAGGCCTTTGGCGCCTGAAACTCTTCCTCATGCCGACCCGGCCATGAGGTTTCTCTTTGAAAAGGTCCGGCGCCTGGAAAGCGAACAACATCGCAGCCCATCAACTCCTTCTGGGCTAACCACGACCAGGGCCCTTTACCGNNNNNNNNNNNNNNNNNNNNNNNNNNNNNNNNNNNNNNNNNNNNNNNNNNNNNNNNNNNNNNNNNNNNNNNNNNNNNNNNNNNNNNNNNNNNNNNNNNNNNNNNNNNNNNNNNNNNNNNNNNNNNNNNNNNNNNNNNNNNNNNNNNNNNNNNNNNNNNNNNNNNNNNNNNNNNNNNNNNNNNNNNNNNNNNNNNNNNNNNNNNNNNNNNNNNNNNNNNNNNNNNNNNNNNNNNNNNNNNNNNNNNNNNNNNNNNNNNNNNNNNNNNNNNNNNNNNNNNNNNNNNNNNNNNNNNNNNNNNNNNNNNNNNNNNNNNNNNNNNNNNNNNNNNNNNNNNNNNNNNNNNNNNNNNNNNNNNNNNNNNNNNNNNNNNNNNNNNNNNNNNNNNNNNNNNNNNNNNNNNNNNNNNNNNNNNNNNNNNNNNNNNNNNNNNNNNNNNNNNNNNNNNNNNNNNNNNNNNNNNNNNNNNGCAGAGCTGATGAAGCAGCAGCAGTCCATGCTAAGGCCGAATACTTCAATACCAAGCGGTGGCCCAGCTAACCTGATGCGCAACGCTTTCGCTGATCCTCCACTTGCTTCAGCACCGCCCCAGCCCCACTCAGCATTCTACCCTGCCCCGAGTACTCAGGACAACCAACAACATAAGCGGAAGGATAGCTACCAGCATCCCTTTCGGTAATAACAAACGTGGCAGACATGGCAACCACCACCATTCTAGCGGAGGCAACCCGCCTAGGCCTGCTGATCGGGCCCCACTTCCATTCGCACCCAAGCCCAGGTTCGAGGTATTTACCACCCTCAACACCACCTATGAGAACGTCCTGGTGCGTGAAGCCCCCATCATCCCCAAGCCACCCCCCCGGAGACCATCCAGCAAGCCAATGCCAAACACGGGGGTCTTCTGCCGCTTTCATCAATTCAGCGGCCATGACACCGAGTCTTGTGTTGCGTTGCGCAACATAATTGAAGGGCTCATCCGGGAGGGTAAGCTGGACAACTATGTGCGCAACATACCAGCCCCGCCTAACCCTCACCAACGACAAATCAACATGATCTCCACCATCAGCGGAGGTCCTACCCTGGCTGGCACCTCCAACAATTccatcaaacattatgtccGCTCCACCTATGCGCACCAGGTCTTCACCACCGAGCAGGGACGATTGCCAAAGACCCACAGGACTGGCTGGGCCCCCATTACCTTctgcgaggaggaggagcgtgGTGTTATCCTCCCCCATGACGATCCACTCATTATCCGGGCTGACATTTCTAACTTCGACGTTGGGCGTATCCTGGTGGACACTGGCAGCTCGGTCAGTGTGATGTTTGCCGAGTGCTTCAATGAACTCCAGGTCCCGCCTCACCTACTCGACCGAAGCATCACACCCCTTGTGAGCTTCTCGGGTGATGTGGTCCAGCCCATTGGCAGCATTCATCTCCCTATCTCAATTGGGGCCGCACCCCAGCGGACGACAATCACTACCCCCTTCCTTATCGTCGATTGCCCCACAGCCTACAACGTCATCCTCGGCTGCCCAGCCCTGGCCCAAATGAGAGCTTTTATTTCCACGCATATGCTACTGTTGAAGTTCCCCACTCCTAATGGCCCAGGCACGGTGCGCGGCGACCAACTCGGGGCCCGAAGCTGCTATGCTTCAGCAGTAAAATCCACCAATCGCCAACCTAGGAGCGAGGCCCTTTCGGTAACCATGGCTCCCGCCCCTCCTCAAGCTGGCACAGACCCACCTGAAGACCCAAGGGAGGAGTCCATCGCACCGCAGGCCGAACCTATGGAGGACCTGGAGCTGGTTACCCTCCATGACGATATCCCGGATCGACAAGTCCGGATCGGCACCTCCATCTCGCCAGAGCTTCGCTCTGACCTGGTCGCCTTCCTCCGCCTCAACTCCGAAGTCTTCGCTTGGTCCTACAATGACATGCCGGGCATCTCACCAGACATCATATCTCATAGGCTTAGCGTCAATCCTGCCGTCAGACCAGTCCGATAGAAGCGTCGCGCTTATGATCCCGAGCGCTATGAGGCCATGAGGGCGGAGGTGGAACGATTGAGTAGCATCGGATTCATCAGGGAGGTTGACTATCCTACATGGCTGGCTAATGTCGTGATGGTCCGCAAACCAAGAAAGGGCTGGCGCATGTGTGTCGACTACACCAACCTTAATCGGGCTTGCCCAAAGGACAGCTTCCCGCTACCCCGCATTGACCAGCTAGTCGACGCCACAGCCGGCCACGCCCTCCTtagcttcatggatgcttaTTCAGGTTACAACCAGATCTTCATGCACCCCGAAGATCAGGCCCACACCTCTTTCATTACGGACCGCGGCCTCTACTGCTATAAGGTGATGCCCTTCGGCCTCAAAAACGCCGGGGCTACTTATCAGCGTCTGGTGAATCAGCTCTTTGCCCCCCTGATTGGCAATACCATGGAAGTCTATGTCgatgacatgctagtcaagaGTCGCACGGCTGACCAGCACATCCCCAACCTCTCTGCCATGTTCACCATCTTGAAGCAATACAAAATGAGGcttaaccccaccaaatgtgcATTCGGGGTGGCTTCCGGAAAATTCCTTGGCTTCATGATAAGCCAGAGAGGCATTGAGGCCAGTCCAGAAAAGATCCAGGCCATCTTAGATATGACAATACCTAAGACGGTCAAGGATATCCAAAGCCTTACAGGGCGTGTCGCAGCCCTGACCAGATTTATCTCCAAAGCCACTGACCGCTGCGCCCCATTCTTCAAGGCCCTTAAAGGCACCAAAAGAAACATCACCTGGACTGCTGAATGTGACACGGCTTTCAGCGAGCTGAAGGAGTATATGGGCCGGGCCCCTTTATTGTCAACCCCTGAGCACGGAGACATCCTCGTGATTTATCTCTCCATCTCAGCTTCGGCTGTTAGCTCTGTGCTCATCCGATCAAAAGATCACGCGGAGCACCCAGTGCATTATGTTAGTAAAGCATTGCAGGATGCCGAAGTTCGTTACCCGGACATCGAAAAATTGGCGTTCGCCCTGGTCGTCTCGGCAAGACGCCTCCGACCATATTTCCAAGCTCACACCATCCATGtcttaaccaaccaaccactccgACAGGTGTTGCAGAACCCAGAAACTTCTGGGAGGCTGGTCAAATGGGCCATTGAACTGGGCGAGTTTGATCTTCATTACAAACCCCGCCCGGCTATGAGGGGTCAGGCCGTTGCTGACTTCCTATCCGAATTCACGGATCCCCAAGCTTCCGCAGCTACCCAGCTCATAACCGAACCCAATCCCCCTTCCAGCCAGGACCAAACCCCCACCGAAGGCAATCTCGACCTAACCCAGCCCCTGTGGACCTTATTCGTAGACGGCTCTTCTAATGCCCAGGGCTGTGGGGCCGGCCTCGTTCTCATCTCCCCAGACAAGGTTGCCCTCGAGTACGCCCTtcgcttcaaattccaagcctCCAACAATGAGGCCGAATACGAAGCACTCATAGCTGGTCTTCGATTAGCCAAAGAGATGGATGCCAGGCAAATTCAGATATTTAGCGATTCACAACTCGTGGTCCACCAGGTCAACCAGGACTTCACGGCTAAGGATCCCTCTATGACGGCCTACCTCCAGCACGCTCGGCACCTGCTGGCGACTTTCCACGCCCACTCTCTCAAGCAAGTGCCGCGCTCCGAGAATAGCCATGCCGATGCACTAGCCAGGTTGGCATCAGCCTTGGAGCAGGGACTGGGTCGCCACATCCACATCGAGTTTTTGGCCCAGCCCAGCACACAAGCCCCACTCATCTGCACTATTGATCACAGCCCCACATGGATGGACCCCATCCTCCAGTTCTTACAGAACCAAACACTACCAGCTAATCCGGCAGAAGCACGACGCGTACGCCATCGCTCTGCCCGTTACCTGATCATTAACGGCTCCTTATACAAGCGGGGTTTCAGTCTCCCATACCTCC
This window encodes:
- the LOC109946857 gene encoding uncharacterized protein LOC109946857, yielding MRAEVERLSSIGFIREVDYPTWLANVVMVRKPRKGWRMCVDYTNLNRACPKDSFPLPRIDQLVDATAGHALLSFMDAYSGYNQIFMHPEDQAHTSFITDRGLYCYKVMPFGLKNAGATYQRLVNQLFAPLIGNTMEVYVDDMLVKSRTADQHIPNLSAMFTILKQYKMRLNPTKCAFGVASGKFLGFMISQRGIEASPEKIQAILDMTIPKTVKDIQSLTGRVAALTRFISKATDRCAPFFKALKGTKRNITWTAECDTAFSELKEYMGRAPLLSTPEHGDILVIYLSISASAVSSVLIRSKDHAEHPVHYVSKALQDAEVRYPDIEKLAFALVVSARRLRPYFQAHTIHVLTNQPLRQVLQNPETSGRLVKWAIELGEFDLHYKPRPAMRGQAVADFLSEFTDPQASAATQLITEPNPPSSQDQTPTEGNLDLTQPLWTLFVDGSSNAQGCGAGLVLISPDKVALEYALRFKFQASNNEAEYEALIAGLRLAKEMDARQIQIFSDSQLVVHQVNQDFTAKDPSMTAYLQHARHLLATFHAHSLKQVPRSENSHADALARLASALEQGLGRHIHIEFLAQPSTQAPLICTIDHSPTWMDPILQFLQNQTLPANPAEARRVRHRSARYLIINGSLYKRGFSLPYLRCLTPEEGHYVLREIHEGICGNHSGARSLAHKAIRQGYFWPSLHTDAQAFTQKYDKCQRFANIPQLPAEPLTAMVSPWPFAQWGLDLIGPMPEGKGQVRYAVVAVDYFTKWAEAEALATITAARIESFVWQNIVCRFGIPNSIVTDNGRQFDNAKFKQFCSNLKIQLLPEVLWSYRTTFRTSTGETPFSLSFGTEAVAPVEIGQPTYRTSTYDATANDEQLALNLDFIDELRDQSNMRNAAYKQRIAKYYDSRVKPRAFKMGDWVMRKVSLATKNPNEGTLGPTWEGPYEIIKICRPGTYQLRDSTGKTLPHPWNADHLKYYYK